Genomic segment of Streptomyces alboniger:
TCTCCCACCCCCCTCCTTCGCAATGGAACGGAGAACCATGGCTGGTGCACTGCTGCTGAGCGGCGCCGTCGCGGCGCTGATCGGCTCGACGCTTCCCGCGCACAGCCCGGCCGGGACCCTCGAACCGCCGCCGGACAAGATCGTGATCGAGGTCGCCACGGTGAACGGCTCGGGCTGCCCGCGCGGCACCGCGGCCGTCGCCGTCTCCGAGGACAACACGGCCTTCACGGTCACCTACAGCGACTACCTCGCCCAGGCGGGCGGCAGCGCGGACCCCACCGCGTTCCGCAAGAACTGCCAGCTCAACCTCATCGTGTACGTGCCGCAGGGCTTCACGTACGCGATCGCCAGCGCGGACTACCGCGGCTACGCCTCGCTCCAGCCGGGCGCCAAGGGCATCGAGAAGGCCTCGTACTACTTCCAGGGCTCACCGAACACGGCCGCGAAGTCCCATGAGTTCAAGGGCGCCTACAACGACAACTGGCAGGCCACCGACACGACCGACTGGGCGCAACTGGTCTGGGCGCCGTGCGGGGAGCGGCGCAACTTCAACATCAACACGGAGTTGCGCGTGGACGCGGGCACCTCGGACCCCGCGAGGACCAGCTTGATGACGATGGACTCGACGGACGGCGACATCAGCACGGAGTATCACATGGCGTGGAAGGAGTGCCCGCGCCGCTGAATCCCGCGCGGTGCGCCTCGATGTGGACGAGGTGCGCCGCGAGGATCTCCTCGAACGCTGCGCGGCGGTCCACTCCCAGGGGGCGGACGTCGCGGGCGAAGTGGGCCAGGGCGGGGAAGCGTTCGGGGTCGGCGCCGAGCACCGCGACGCGGAACAGCTCCATGCCCTGTTCCTGCTCCTCGGGGGTGATGGCGCTGACCCCGGCCTCGGAGGCGATCAGCGCGGCGATGAGGATCGCGATCCGGTGGTAGCGCGCCGGAATCTCCTCGTCGGGCACTCCCGCTGCGCGCAGGGCCTGGAGTACCTCTTCCATCACCAGCCGGGAACCGGTACCGCTCGACGCGTAGCGTCCCCAGACCGCGGCGAGCTGGGGCTGCTGCCGGAAGGCCTCTCTCACGCGCAGGGCCAGGGCCGTGATGCGCTGCTTCCAGTCGCCCTCGGGGTGGTAGCCGTCCACCGCGGCCAGGAGGATCCGGTCGGCGACAGCGCGCAGCAGCTCGGTCTTGCTGCGGAAGTGCCGGTAGAGGCTGGAGGAGTCGGTCCCGAGGGCCGCGGCCAGCTTGCGCACGCTGAACGAATCCGTGTCGCTCGTGCGCAGCAGCTCCGCCGCCGCGTCCAGGATCTCTTCGGTTGACCAGCGCCTTCGGCCTGCCATCGTGCCCCTCTCGTCGGACCTCAGCCTAACTTATGCACTTGGCGTTGCACGCACTGCGTGCATAATGAGGACATCGGCATGCCGGGCGGACCGGCCTGCCGCTCGTTCCCTGCTGCCCTGGTCGGGCGACCGCTGCGGGACCCGGCCCGGGGAAGACGAAAGGACGCAAGACGTGACGAACCCTCTGGATTCCGCGGTGTTGAACGCGGCCATCGAAGACGTCCACCGCGCCGGGATGCCGGGCCTGTTCGCCGAGGTGCGAGACGGCGAGCAGGTCTGGCGCGGTGCCGCCGGGGCCGCCGATGTCGTCACCGGCCGCCCCGTCACCGCAGATATGCGGCACCGGGTCGGCAGCATCACCAAGACCTTCACCGCCGCCGCGGTCCTTCAGCAGGTCGAGAGCGGTCGGATCGATCTCGACGCGCCGATCGGCGGGTACCTTCCGAAGCTGGTTCCCGGAGAGCGCGGTGACGCGATCACGGTCCGGATGCTGCTCAACCACACCAGTGGCTTCGCCGAGTACCTCCCGTACGCCTACCCCTCCCTCAAGGCGTTCCCCGCCATCGCGGACACCGGGCCCCAGAGCCTGGACGACCACCGGCACACGCGGTTCGACCCCGCCGCACTGATCGAGATGGGGGTCACCGCACCCGCGTTCGGCCCCCCGGGCGGCACTCCGGGGCTGTACTCCAACACCAACTACCTGCTCCTCGTCGAACTCCTCGAAGAGGTGACCGGTACGACGGCCGAGCGGTACATCACCCGGAACGTCATCGAGCGCGCCGGGCTCCAGGACACCGAACTCCCCGCCGGGCCCCACGTCGACGGGCCGCACTCGCAGCTCTACGAGGCGTGGTTCGGCATGATCGACCCGCCGCGCGACTACAGCGTCTACGACATGTCATGGGTGGGTCCCTCGGCCTCGCTGATATCGACCGTCGCGGACCTAAACCGCTTCTTCGGCATGCTGCTGGCCGGGGAGATCGTCAGCCCCTCGTCACTGGCGCAGATGCGACGCACGGTCCCGGTCGTCTCCCAGGAGGGGAAGACGATCGACTACGGACTCGGCCTGCACCCGATGGAGGGTCCCGGTCAGGGCACCTTCTGGGGCCATGGCGGCACGGTCTGGGGCGGTGGAGCGCTGGCCATGATCCGTGCCGACGGCAAGCGGCAGATGGCGGTCGCGGTGAACATGCAGAGGTGGAACAGGCTCGACTCCGCCGGCAGGCCGCAGCCCCATCCCATCGACGCCGCGCTCGCGACGCTGTACCGCGTGGCGATGTACGGCTGACCGCGGGGGCGGCCGGGCCCACCAGGCCAACCCGGCCGGCCCCGAGCCGCGCACCTGACCAGATGAACGATGACCGCAGAACGGATGTATCGCCATGACCGTTGCCCCGATCGATCTCTTCGCCTCCTTCGTCCACCTCGACCAAGACGGCCAGGCGCGCGCCGTGCAACCCGTGTTCGACACCGAACGGGACGGCTGGCAGCTGATGACCTTCCATGCGGAGGCCCCTGCCGACGTCCACGCCGACCATTGGGAAGTCCACTCCGCCGCCGACGAGGTCGTGGCCTGCCTCAGCGGCGGGATACGTCTCTACTTCCGCCCGCAGCAGCCGGGTGAGAAGGAGGAGGAGGTCGAGCTGGCGGCGGGAACGGCGGTCGTCGTCCCGCGCGGGCGAT
This window contains:
- a CDS encoding DUF4360 domain-containing protein — protein: MAGALLLSGAVAALIGSTLPAHSPAGTLEPPPDKIVIEVATVNGSGCPRGTAAVAVSEDNTAFTVTYSDYLAQAGGSADPTAFRKNCQLNLIVYVPQGFTYAIASADYRGYASLQPGAKGIEKASYYFQGSPNTAAKSHEFKGAYNDNWQATDTTDWAQLVWAPCGERRNFNINTELRVDAGTSDPARTSLMTMDSTDGDISTEYHMAWKECPRR
- a CDS encoding cupin domain-containing protein, with protein sequence MTVAPIDLFASFVHLDQDGQARAVQPVFDTERDGWQLMTFHAEAPADVHADHWEVHSAADEVVACLSGGIRLYFRPQQPGEKEEEVELAAGTAVVVPRGRWHRIALNTPSDIMSVTVPRGSRLEKRSEA
- a CDS encoding TetR/AcrR family transcriptional regulator; translated protein: MAGRRRWSTEEILDAAAELLRTSDTDSFSVRKLAAALGTDSSSLYRHFRSKTELLRAVADRILLAAVDGYHPEGDWKQRITALALRVREAFRQQPQLAAVWGRYASSGTGSRLVMEEVLQALRAAGVPDEEIPARYHRIAILIAALIASEAGVSAITPEEQEQGMELFRVAVLGADPERFPALAHFARDVRPLGVDRRAAFEEILAAHLVHIEAHRAGFSGAGTPSTPCDTPC
- a CDS encoding serine hydrolase domain-containing protein; translation: MTNPLDSAVLNAAIEDVHRAGMPGLFAEVRDGEQVWRGAAGAADVVTGRPVTADMRHRVGSITKTFTAAAVLQQVESGRIDLDAPIGGYLPKLVPGERGDAITVRMLLNHTSGFAEYLPYAYPSLKAFPAIADTGPQSLDDHRHTRFDPAALIEMGVTAPAFGPPGGTPGLYSNTNYLLLVELLEEVTGTTAERYITRNVIERAGLQDTELPAGPHVDGPHSQLYEAWFGMIDPPRDYSVYDMSWVGPSASLISTVADLNRFFGMLLAGEIVSPSSLAQMRRTVPVVSQEGKTIDYGLGLHPMEGPGQGTFWGHGGTVWGGGALAMIRADGKRQMAVAVNMQRWNRLDSAGRPQPHPIDAALATLYRVAMYG